A genomic window from Deinococcus aetherius includes:
- a CDS encoding LysE/ArgO family amino acid transporter, whose amino-acid sequence MNAALEGLLVGFSLIVAIGAQNAFVLRAGLRRQHPLTVALVSTLGDVLLITLGALGLGSLIAASDLLRTLATWGGAAFLFWFGFRSLHSARQGGHLDLSSSSVPTSIRSAALTALGFSLLNPHVYLDTVVLLGTVASRHVGTERAAFTLGASLASAAWFFALAYGAGRLVPLFQHPLAWRVLDVLIAAVVWTLAVRLLLGH is encoded by the coding sequence GTGAACGCCGCCCTCGAAGGTCTGCTCGTTGGCTTCAGTCTGATCGTCGCCATCGGCGCGCAGAATGCCTTCGTCCTGCGCGCCGGGCTCCGGCGGCAACACCCCCTCACTGTCGCCCTCGTTAGTACCCTGGGCGACGTGCTCCTCATCACCCTCGGCGCCCTCGGCCTGGGCAGCCTGATCGCCGCCAGCGACCTCCTGCGCACCCTCGCTACCTGGGGCGGCGCCGCCTTCCTCTTCTGGTTCGGCTTCCGTTCCCTGCACTCGGCTCGGCAAGGTGGGCACCTCGACCTCTCCTCCTCCAGCGTCCCCACCAGTATCCGTTCCGCCGCCCTCACCGCCCTGGGCTTTAGCCTGCTCAACCCGCACGTCTACCTCGATACCGTCGTGTTGCTGGGCACCGTCGCGTCCCGGCATGTCGGGACTGAGCGTGCCGCCTTCACCCTAGGTGCCTCACTCGCCTCCGCCGCCTGGTTCTTCGCGCTGGCCTACGGGGCCGGTCGTCTGGTGCCCCTGTTTCAACATCCCCTGGCCTGGCGGGTCCTCGACGTGCTCATCGCTGCCGTAGTCTGGACTCTGGCCGTTCGCCTCCTCCTCGGGCATTGA
- the asd gene encoding aspartate-semialdehyde dehydrogenase, whose translation MPQKLRAGILAATGTIGQRFVELLADHPHFEITALAASSNSAGKTYREACAWQLSSDPPASVAGMVVRECTPDLECDVVFSALPTDQARDLEPQFAAAGYKVFTNASAYRMQGDVPLLIPEVNPDHLQLVKQQKVFSSGGFIAANPNCSAAVVVPALAPLHRTFGVRAVIVNTMQALSGAGYPGVPSLDALDNVIPYIPTEEEKMAAEAKKMLGDLLDGHHHDAAFKFSAHCNRVPTRDGHIETVSVALERPASLEDIARVWREWTPEPQQLGLPTAPYPVISLRTEPNRPQTRLDRDAGRGMTVTVGRLRACEVLDFKFVALAHNAVRGAAGGSVLNAELALARGYLG comes from the coding sequence ATGCCCCAGAAACTGCGCGCCGGGATTCTCGCGGCGACCGGCACCATCGGCCAACGCTTCGTAGAACTGCTCGCCGACCACCCCCACTTCGAGATCACCGCGCTTGCCGCCTCCAGCAACTCCGCCGGGAAGACCTACCGTGAGGCCTGTGCCTGGCAACTCTCCAGCGATCCCCCCGCCAGCGTCGCCGGGATGGTCGTGCGTGAATGCACGCCGGACCTGGAGTGCGACGTGGTGTTCAGCGCCCTGCCGACGGACCAGGCCCGGGACCTGGAGCCGCAGTTCGCCGCCGCCGGGTACAAGGTGTTCACCAACGCCTCGGCCTACCGGATGCAGGGGGACGTGCCCCTGCTCATTCCCGAGGTTAATCCTGATCACCTGCAACTGGTGAAGCAGCAAAAGGTCTTCTCGTCCGGGGGCTTCATCGCGGCCAACCCCAATTGCTCCGCCGCGGTGGTCGTTCCCGCCCTGGCCCCACTGCACCGGACCTTCGGGGTGCGGGCGGTCATCGTCAACACCATGCAGGCGCTCTCGGGGGCAGGCTACCCGGGCGTGCCCTCGCTCGATGCCCTGGACAACGTGATTCCCTACATCCCCACCGAGGAAGAGAAGATGGCGGCCGAGGCGAAGAAGATGCTCGGCGACCTGCTGGACGGGCACCACCACGACGCGGCCTTCAAATTCAGCGCCCACTGCAACCGGGTGCCCACCCGCGACGGCCATATCGAGACGGTCTCCGTGGCCCTGGAGCGGCCCGCCTCCCTGGAGGACATCGCCCGGGTCTGGCGGGAGTGGACGCCTGAGCCACAGCAACTCGGCCTCCCCACCGCGCCGTACCCCGTCATCTCGCTGCGCACGGAACCCAACCGGCCACAGACGCGCCTCGACCGCGACGCAGGACGGGGCATGACGGTGACGGTCGGGCGGCTGCGGGCGTGCGAGGTGCTGGACTTCAAGTTCGTGGCGCTGGCCCACAATGCCGTTCGCGGCGCGGCGGGGGGCTCGGTGCTGAACGCAGAGTTGGCCCTGGCGCGTGGGTACCTGGGATGA
- a CDS encoding Lrp/AsnC family transcriptional regulator, translating into MTFDAERLLDEVGWHILDELQADARLSMAELGRRVGLSAPAAAERVRKLEDAGVISGYRAQVNLGRAGRPLLAFVRISAYGDVKVKVAEVVNKTPEVLEAHRGTGSDCFILKVAVRDIPHLEQVTDRFTMFGQLTTSIVLSSPLEGRVAERLSTPT; encoded by the coding sequence ATGACCTTCGACGCTGAAAGGCTGCTGGATGAGGTAGGGTGGCACATCCTCGACGAGTTACAAGCGGACGCGCGGCTCTCGATGGCCGAGTTGGGGCGGCGGGTCGGCTTGTCGGCGCCCGCGGCGGCAGAACGGGTGCGCAAGCTGGAGGACGCAGGGGTCATCAGCGGCTACCGGGCTCAGGTCAACCTGGGCCGGGCGGGTCGTCCGTTGCTCGCCTTCGTGCGGATCAGTGCCTACGGAGACGTGAAGGTCAAGGTGGCGGAGGTCGTGAACAAGACGCCGGAGGTGCTGGAGGCACACCGGGGGACAGGCAGCGATTGCTTCATCCTGAAGGTGGCGGTGCGCGATATCCCGCATCTGGAGCAGGTGACGGACCGCTTCACCATGTTCGGGCAGCTCACCACGTCTATCGTGCTTTCCTCACCGCTGGAAGGCCGGGTGGCCGAGCGACTCTCCACGCCGACCTGA
- the topA gene encoding type I DNA topoisomerase yields MKLLIVESPAKAKKIQSLLGRGWTVRACLGHVRDLPARKEDLPEKHCALPWARLGVNVEDNYAPLYVIREGKHKTIQDLKAAAKGAEQVLLASDPDREGESIAWHLAVLLGLGKEAQRVTYQEITQSALRQAVAHPRPIDYHLVGAQETRRVLDRLAGYGVSPLLWSAVGGNQSAGRVQSAALMLLSQREQSRLAFVPASYWRVTVGVDSCPPFRATVVALRDVPLATAASFTPQGELKPDVQVVQLDAGKAEQLKAYLERQWGVVQAVEVTPVTRKPPAPFTTSTLQQAANARLKLGAATVTKLAQALYENGFITYIRTDSPSLSEEAQTLAREAIQGRFGPTALPEKARQYATRSANAQEAHEAIRPAGKFLIPEDAGLSGDELALYRLIYDRTLASQMRDATGEKTSITLKAGQVTLHASGTRLIEKGFTVLYDDQEADEDEQALPRVQVGESFALRDARAEEKRSSAPARYTEGKFVQLMERAGIGRPSTYGSTLDTLQKRGYVTVRQRQLHVTPLGLLIAGYLMRQVPQLVDTTFTAQMERDLDRIAEGELTRTQYLDGVWKGNLAPAIERAGRTPPRVQVPHLDAVFEVRAGQVQVRAQGRSVPLPEGLLPEDLTEKTLADVLNGTFKGKRIKREASTKGKAPRKTRRTAGSSGKASARKGARSP; encoded by the coding sequence ATGAAGCTGCTGATCGTCGAATCCCCGGCCAAAGCCAAGAAGATCCAGAGCCTCCTCGGTCGCGGCTGGACGGTCCGGGCTTGCCTCGGCCACGTCCGGGACCTCCCCGCCCGCAAGGAGGACCTGCCCGAGAAGCACTGTGCCCTTCCCTGGGCACGGCTCGGTGTGAACGTCGAGGACAATTACGCGCCGCTGTACGTCATCCGCGAGGGCAAGCACAAGACCATCCAGGACCTCAAAGCCGCCGCCAAGGGGGCCGAGCAGGTCCTGCTGGCCTCCGACCCGGACCGGGAAGGGGAGAGCATCGCCTGGCACCTCGCCGTCCTCCTCGGCCTGGGTAAAGAGGCTCAGCGTGTGACCTACCAGGAGATCACCCAATCTGCCCTGCGGCAGGCCGTCGCCCACCCTCGCCCCATCGACTATCACCTGGTCGGGGCGCAGGAGACTCGGCGGGTGCTCGATCGCCTGGCCGGGTACGGGGTCAGCCCCCTGCTGTGGTCGGCGGTGGGCGGGAACCAGTCAGCGGGGCGGGTGCAGTCCGCGGCGCTGATGCTCCTGTCGCAGCGGGAACAAAGCCGTTTGGCCTTCGTGCCTGCGAGCTACTGGCGGGTGACGGTGGGGGTGGACAGCTGCCCGCCCTTTCGCGCGACCGTGGTGGCCCTGCGGGACGTGCCCCTGGCGACGGCTGCCAGCTTTACTCCACAAGGCGAACTGAAGCCGGACGTGCAGGTCGTGCAACTAGACGCTGGGAAGGCTGAGCAACTTAAAGCGTACCTGGAACGGCAGTGGGGCGTGGTGCAGGCCGTGGAGGTGACGCCGGTCACCCGTAAGCCCCCGGCTCCGTTCACCACGTCCACCCTGCAACAAGCGGCGAACGCGCGCTTGAAACTGGGTGCGGCGACGGTCACGAAACTCGCGCAAGCCCTGTACGAGAACGGCTTCATCACCTACATCCGCACGGACAGTCCGAGCCTGAGTGAGGAAGCCCAGACCCTGGCGCGAGAGGCCATCCAGGGCCGCTTTGGGCCGACTGCTCTCCCAGAAAAGGCCCGGCAGTACGCTACGCGGAGCGCGAACGCCCAGGAGGCGCACGAAGCCATCCGACCGGCGGGGAAGTTCCTCATCCCGGAGGACGCTGGCCTCAGTGGGGACGAACTCGCCCTGTACCGGTTGATCTACGACCGCACGCTGGCCTCGCAGATGCGGGACGCCACTGGTGAGAAGACCAGCATCACGCTGAAAGCTGGGCAGGTGACGTTGCACGCCAGCGGCACCCGCCTGATCGAGAAGGGCTTCACGGTCCTGTACGACGATCAGGAGGCGGACGAGGACGAGCAGGCCCTGCCCCGGGTGCAGGTGGGGGAGAGCTTCGCCCTGAGGGACGCACGGGCGGAGGAGAAACGCTCCAGCGCCCCGGCCCGGTACACCGAGGGGAAGTTCGTGCAGCTCATGGAGCGAGCCGGGATTGGGCGGCCCAGCACCTACGGGAGCACGCTGGACACCTTGCAGAAACGCGGGTACGTGACCGTGCGCCAACGGCAACTGCACGTGACACCCCTGGGCCTGCTCATCGCGGGGTATTTGATGCGGCAGGTGCCGCAACTGGTGGACACGACCTTCACGGCGCAGATGGAGCGGGACCTCGACCGTATCGCGGAGGGGGAACTGACGCGCACACAGTACCTGGATGGGGTGTGGAAGGGGAACCTTGCTCCGGCCATCGAGCGGGCGGGACGCACGCCGCCTCGTGTTCAGGTGCCGCATCTGGACGCGGTGTTCGAGGTGAGGGCGGGGCAAGTCCAAGTGCGGGCGCAGGGGCGGAGTGTGCCGCTGCCGGAGGGTCTGCTGCCCGAGGACCTGACGGAGAAGACGTTGGCAGACGTGCTGAACGGGACGTTCAAGGGGAAACGAATAAAGCGGGAGGCCAGCACGAAAGGCAAGGCGCCGAGGAAGACCCGGCGCACTGCGGGGTCATCCGGCAAGGCGTCGGCTCGGAAGGGCGCGAGAAGCCCCTGA